A window of Caretta caretta isolate rCarCar2 chromosome 11, rCarCar1.hap1, whole genome shotgun sequence contains these coding sequences:
- the SLC11A1 gene encoding natural resistance-associated macrophage protein 1 isoform X2, whose amino-acid sequence MGPPESQPRRDQTYLDEKIAIPDVGGPGFSFRKLWAFTGPGFLMSIAFLDPGNIESDLQCGAVAGFKLLWVLLWATILGLLCQRLAIRLGVVTGMDLGEVCYQYYPKVPRVLLWIMIEIAIIGSDMQEVIGTAIAFSLLSAGRIPLWGGVLITIIDTLVFLFLDKYGLRKLEAFFGLLITIMAVTFGYEYVVVRPVQTEVLKGIFFPYCRGCGREELLQAVGIVGAIIMPHNIYLHSSLVKTREVTRSERQAVSEANKYFLIESCIALFISFLINLFVMAVFGQAFYHRTNQDVYNVCANSSVSQYAPIFPRNNETVSVDIYQGGVILGCYFGAVALYIWAIGILAAGQSSTMTGTYAGQFVMEGFLQLRWSRFARVLFTRSFAILPTVFVAAFKDVSHLTGMNDLLNVLQSILLPFAVLPVLTFTSMRPLMQEFTNGVVGKALMILITGLICAINLYFVVIYIPTLGSMAYYIPLAFVLAGYVAFTAYLIWTCCIAHGADFLAWGHHSQFSYGLPSTDPPGWAGPR is encoded by the exons CCCGGCTTCAGCTTCCGGAAGCTGTGGGCTTTCACCGGCCCTGGGTTCCTCATGAGCATTGCCTTTCTGGACCCGGGGAACATCGAGTCAGACCTGCAGTGTGGGGCCGTCGCTGGGTTCAag CTGCTGTGGGTGCTGCTCTGGGCCACCATCCTGGGGCTGCTGTGCCAGCGGCTGGCTATCAGGCTGGGTGTCGTCACGGGAATGGACCTGGGCGAGGTCTGCTATCAGTACTACCCAAAG GTACCGCGCGTGCTGCTCTGGATCATGATCGAGATCGCCATCATTGGTTCCGACATGCAGGAGGTGATCGGGACGGCCATTGCTTTCAGCCTCCTCTCGGCCGGACG CATCCCCCTGTGGGGCGGAGTCCTCATCACCATCATCGACACCCTTGTCTTCCTCTTCCTGGATAAATACG GTCTCCGGAAGCTGGAAGCCTTTTTCGGTCTCCTGATCACTATCATGGCAGTGACCTTTGGCTATGAG tACGTGGTGGTACGGCCTGTCCAGACGGAGGTGCTGAAGGGCATATTCTTCCCCTACTGCCGCGGCTGCGGACgggaggagctgctgcaggcCGTGGGCATCGTGGGCGCGATCATCATGCCACACAACATCTATCTCCACTCCTCCCTGGTCAAG ACCCGCGAAGTGACGCGCTCCGAGCGGCAGGCGGTGAGTGAGGCCAACAAGTACTTCCTGATCGAGTCCTGCATCGCCCTCTTCATCTCCTTCCTCATCAACCTCTTCGTCATGGCCGTCTTCGGCCAGGCCTTCTACCACCGCACCAACCAGGACGTG TACAACGTTTGTGCCAACAGCAGCGTCAGCCAGTACGCCCCTATCTTCCCCAGGAACAACGAGACGGTCTCCGTGGACATCTACCAAGGG ggcgtcattctgggatgttatTTCGGCGCTGTTGCTCTCTATATCTGGGCCATCgggattctggcagcagggcAGAGTTCCACCATGACCGGGACCTACGCCGGGCAGTTTGTCATGGAG GGGTTCCTGCAGCTGCGCTGGTCCCGCTTCGCCCGCGTGCTCTTCACCCGCTCCTTCGCCATCCTCCCCACCGTCTTCGTCGCTGCCTTCAAGGACGTCAGCCACCTGACGGGGATGAACGACCTGCTCAATGTGCTGCAGAGCATCCTG CTGCCCTTCGCCGTTCTCCCGGTTCTCACCTTCACCAGCATGCGGCCGCTCATGCAGGAGTTCACCAACGGCGT CGTCGGGAAGGCGCTGATGATCCTCATCACCGGGCTGATCTGCGCCATTAACCTCTACTTCGTGGTGATCTACATCCCTACGCTGGGCAGCATGGCCTACTACATCCCCCTGGCCTTCGTGCTGGCCGGCTACGTGGCCTTCACCGCCTACCTG ATCTGGACTTGCTGCATTGCACACGGAGCTGACTTCCTGGCCTGGGGACACCACAGCCAGTTCTCCTACGGGCTCCCCTCCACCGACCcgccgggctgggcagggccccGGTGA
- the SLC11A1 gene encoding natural resistance-associated macrophage protein 1 isoform X1 — protein sequence MAPPEPGSRRSQQRNQRGQNYSTMGPPESQPRRDQTYLDEKIAIPDVGGPGFSFRKLWAFTGPGFLMSIAFLDPGNIESDLQCGAVAGFKLLWVLLWATILGLLCQRLAIRLGVVTGMDLGEVCYQYYPKVPRVLLWIMIEIAIIGSDMQEVIGTAIAFSLLSAGRIPLWGGVLITIIDTLVFLFLDKYGLRKLEAFFGLLITIMAVTFGYEYVVVRPVQTEVLKGIFFPYCRGCGREELLQAVGIVGAIIMPHNIYLHSSLVKTREVTRSERQAVSEANKYFLIESCIALFISFLINLFVMAVFGQAFYHRTNQDVYNVCANSSVSQYAPIFPRNNETVSVDIYQGGVILGCYFGAVALYIWAIGILAAGQSSTMTGTYAGQFVMEGFLQLRWSRFARVLFTRSFAILPTVFVAAFKDVSHLTGMNDLLNVLQSILLPFAVLPVLTFTSMRPLMQEFTNGVVGKALMILITGLICAINLYFVVIYIPTLGSMAYYIPLAFVLAGYVAFTAYLIWTCCIAHGADFLAWGHHSQFSYGLPSTDPPGWAGPR from the exons CCCGGCTTCAGCTTCCGGAAGCTGTGGGCTTTCACCGGCCCTGGGTTCCTCATGAGCATTGCCTTTCTGGACCCGGGGAACATCGAGTCAGACCTGCAGTGTGGGGCCGTCGCTGGGTTCAag CTGCTGTGGGTGCTGCTCTGGGCCACCATCCTGGGGCTGCTGTGCCAGCGGCTGGCTATCAGGCTGGGTGTCGTCACGGGAATGGACCTGGGCGAGGTCTGCTATCAGTACTACCCAAAG GTACCGCGCGTGCTGCTCTGGATCATGATCGAGATCGCCATCATTGGTTCCGACATGCAGGAGGTGATCGGGACGGCCATTGCTTTCAGCCTCCTCTCGGCCGGACG CATCCCCCTGTGGGGCGGAGTCCTCATCACCATCATCGACACCCTTGTCTTCCTCTTCCTGGATAAATACG GTCTCCGGAAGCTGGAAGCCTTTTTCGGTCTCCTGATCACTATCATGGCAGTGACCTTTGGCTATGAG tACGTGGTGGTACGGCCTGTCCAGACGGAGGTGCTGAAGGGCATATTCTTCCCCTACTGCCGCGGCTGCGGACgggaggagctgctgcaggcCGTGGGCATCGTGGGCGCGATCATCATGCCACACAACATCTATCTCCACTCCTCCCTGGTCAAG ACCCGCGAAGTGACGCGCTCCGAGCGGCAGGCGGTGAGTGAGGCCAACAAGTACTTCCTGATCGAGTCCTGCATCGCCCTCTTCATCTCCTTCCTCATCAACCTCTTCGTCATGGCCGTCTTCGGCCAGGCCTTCTACCACCGCACCAACCAGGACGTG TACAACGTTTGTGCCAACAGCAGCGTCAGCCAGTACGCCCCTATCTTCCCCAGGAACAACGAGACGGTCTCCGTGGACATCTACCAAGGG ggcgtcattctgggatgttatTTCGGCGCTGTTGCTCTCTATATCTGGGCCATCgggattctggcagcagggcAGAGTTCCACCATGACCGGGACCTACGCCGGGCAGTTTGTCATGGAG GGGTTCCTGCAGCTGCGCTGGTCCCGCTTCGCCCGCGTGCTCTTCACCCGCTCCTTCGCCATCCTCCCCACCGTCTTCGTCGCTGCCTTCAAGGACGTCAGCCACCTGACGGGGATGAACGACCTGCTCAATGTGCTGCAGAGCATCCTG CTGCCCTTCGCCGTTCTCCCGGTTCTCACCTTCACCAGCATGCGGCCGCTCATGCAGGAGTTCACCAACGGCGT CGTCGGGAAGGCGCTGATGATCCTCATCACCGGGCTGATCTGCGCCATTAACCTCTACTTCGTGGTGATCTACATCCCTACGCTGGGCAGCATGGCCTACTACATCCCCCTGGCCTTCGTGCTGGCCGGCTACGTGGCCTTCACCGCCTACCTG ATCTGGACTTGCTGCATTGCACACGGAGCTGACTTCCTGGCCTGGGGACACCACAGCCAGTTCTCCTACGGGCTCCCCTCCACCGACCcgccgggctgggcagggccccGGTGA